The Streptomyces laurentii genome contains a region encoding:
- a CDS encoding sugar transport membrane protein (ABC-ATPase subunit interface;~ABC-type sugar transport system, permease component[Carbohydrate transport andmetabolism]; COG0395;~Transmembrane subunit (TM) foundin Periplasmic Binding Protein (PBP)-dependent ATP-Binding Cassette (ABC) transporters which generally bind type 2 PBPs. These types of transporters consist of a PBP, two TMs, and two cytoplasmic ABC ATPase subunits, and...; cd06261;~conserved gate region;~dimer interface [polypeptide binding];~identified by MetaGeneAnnotator; putative;~putative PBP binding loops;~sugar transport membrane protein [Streptomyces cattleya NRRL 8057 = DSM46488]) encodes MGLLSDSSEVREESGPPSHAPRRPRTRVPRTRAPRTPAPRTARAVRRAAVLHWIAVHALAVAATLFFVLPFVFVLLTSLMSDQQALTRDLTPDTWAWGNYTAVLTDPDFLLWWCNSLLYAGLGTVLTVVSSVPVAYALATFRFRGERLVLTLVVATMMLPPQVLVVPMYLFWARQLDLSGTLWPLIVPLAFGDAFSIFLLRQFLLTIPRDYLDAARVDGCGELRVLLRIVLPLAKPGLAAIALFQFFAAWNDYFGPQIYASENPSAWTLSYGLESFKGVHHTEWNLTMAATVLVTAPVILVFFLAQKAFVEGVTRTGVKG; translated from the coding sequence ATGGGCCTTCTGTCCGACTCGTCGGAGGTACGGGAAGAGTCCGGGCCCCCGTCCCACGCGCCCCGGCGCCCCCGTACCCGAGTTCCCCGTACCCGCGCCCCCCGTACCCCCGCACCCCGTACCGCCCGCGCCGTCCGCCGAGCCGCCGTCCTGCACTGGATCGCGGTGCACGCGCTCGCCGTCGCCGCCACGCTGTTCTTCGTCCTCCCCTTCGTCTTCGTCCTCCTCACCTCGCTGATGAGCGACCAGCAGGCCCTCACCCGCGACCTCACCCCCGACACCTGGGCGTGGGGCAACTACACGGCCGTGCTCACCGACCCCGACTTCCTCCTCTGGTGGTGCAACAGCCTGCTGTACGCGGGACTCGGCACCGTCCTCACCGTGGTGTCGTCCGTCCCCGTCGCGTACGCGCTCGCCACCTTCCGCTTCCGCGGCGAACGGCTGGTCCTGACCCTGGTCGTCGCCACGATGATGCTGCCGCCGCAGGTCCTCGTCGTCCCGATGTACCTGTTCTGGGCCCGGCAGCTGGACCTGTCCGGCACCCTGTGGCCGCTGATCGTCCCGCTGGCCTTCGGCGACGCCTTCTCGATCTTCCTGCTGCGCCAGTTCCTGCTGACGATCCCCCGCGACTACCTCGACGCGGCCCGCGTCGACGGCTGCGGGGAACTGCGCGTCCTGCTCCGGATCGTGCTGCCGCTGGCGAAACCGGGCCTCGCCGCGATCGCGCTCTTCCAGTTCTTCGCCGCCTGGAACGACTACTTCGGGCCGCAGATCTACGCCTCCGAGAACCCGTCCGCGTGGACCCTGAGCTACGGCCTGGAGTCCTTCAAGGGCGTGCACCACACCGAATGGAATCTGACCATGGCCGCGACCGTCCTGGTCACGGCCCCCGTGATCCTCGTGTTCTTCCTCGCCCAGAAAGCCTTCGTCGAGGGAGTCACGCGCACCGGAGTGAAGGGTTAG
- a CDS encoding sugar transport system permease (ABC-ATPase subunit interface;~Transmembrane subunit (TM) foundin Periplasmic Binding Protein (PBP)-dependent ATP-Binding Cassette (ABC) transporters which generally bind type 2 PBPs. These types of transporters consist of a PBP, two TMs, and two cytoplasmic ABC ATPase subunits, and...; cd06261;~conserved gate region;~dimer interface [polypeptide binding];~identified by MetaGeneAnnotator; putative;~putative PBP binding loops;~sugar transport system permease [Streptomyces davawensis JCM4913]) produces the protein MTATLRTRRRRRALRTLAFLSPWLVGFGAFFGYPLAATVSFSFMSYDGFAAPSFAGLSNWSYVFGDSPLFWPALRNTLWLVVVTTACRVVFGLGVGMLVTRIKRGAGLLRTLFFLPSLAPPVAATLAFVFLLNPGTGPVNGLLARAGIDGPAWFDDPAWAKPALTVLAVWGVGDLMVIFLAALLDVPREQYEAAELDGASAWQRFRYVTLPNIAPVVLFAVVTGVIQATQYYAEPLVAGKVASGAVSGSGRPFEPGYPDRSTLTLSQLVYQQGFQRFDYGAASVVALVLFALALAFTALLIRRRGGSALTGAGD, from the coding sequence ATGACCGCCACCCTCCGGACGAGACGCCGGCGCCGGGCCCTTCGCACCCTCGCCTTCCTGTCGCCGTGGCTGGTCGGCTTCGGGGCCTTCTTCGGGTACCCGCTGGCCGCGACCGTCTCCTTCTCCTTCATGAGCTACGACGGGTTCGCCGCACCGTCGTTCGCCGGACTCTCCAACTGGTCGTACGTCTTCGGCGACTCGCCGCTGTTCTGGCCCGCGCTGCGCAACACCCTGTGGCTGGTGGTCGTGACGACCGCCTGCCGGGTCGTCTTCGGGCTCGGCGTCGGCATGCTCGTCACCCGGATCAAGCGGGGCGCGGGGCTGCTGCGCACCCTGTTCTTCCTGCCGTCTCTCGCGCCGCCGGTCGCCGCGACCCTCGCCTTCGTCTTCCTCCTCAACCCCGGCACCGGGCCGGTGAACGGCCTGCTCGCGCGGGCCGGGATCGACGGGCCCGCCTGGTTCGACGACCCGGCGTGGGCCAAGCCCGCGCTCACCGTGCTCGCGGTGTGGGGCGTCGGCGACCTGATGGTGATCTTCCTGGCCGCGCTGCTCGACGTCCCGAGGGAGCAGTACGAGGCGGCGGAGCTGGACGGGGCCTCGGCGTGGCAGCGGTTCCGGTACGTGACGCTGCCGAACATCGCGCCCGTCGTCCTGTTCGCCGTGGTCACCGGCGTCATCCAGGCGACGCAGTACTACGCCGAGCCGCTGGTCGCCGGGAAGGTCGCCTCGGGCGCCGTCAGTGGCTCCGGCCGGCCCTTCGAGCCCGGCTACCCCGACCGCTCCACGCTGACCCTGTCCCAGCTCGTCTACCAGCAGGGCTTCCAGCGCTTCGACTACGGGGCGGCGAGTGTCGTCGCCCTCGTCCTGTTCGCCCTCGCCCTGGCCTTCACCGCGCTGCTGATACGGCGGCGCGGCGGCAGCGCGCTCACCGGGGCGGGTGACTGA